A single window of Neisseria chenwenguii DNA harbors:
- the dapD gene encoding 2,3,4,5-tetrahydropyridine-2,6-dicarboxylate N-succinyltransferase — translation MSLQKIIETAFENRADITPTSVSPEVKEAVWETLRQLDSGALRVAERLGVGEWKVNEWVKKAVLLSFRIADNEVLNDGVNKYFDKVPTKFADWSEDEFKSAGFRAVPGAVARRGSFVGKNVVLMPSYVNIGAYVDEGAMVDTWATVGSCAQIGKNVHLSGGVGIGGVLEPLQAAPTIIEDNCFIGARSEIVEGVIVEEGSVISMGVFIGQSTKILDRTTSEIYQGRVPAGSVVVSGSMPSKDGSHSLYCAVIVKRVDAQTRAKTSVNELLRGV, via the coding sequence ATGTCTTTGCAAAAAATCATCGAAACCGCGTTTGAAAACCGCGCCGACATCACCCCGACCAGCGTCAGCCCCGAAGTTAAGGAAGCCGTTTGGGAAACGCTGCGCCAACTGGATTCGGGCGCATTGCGCGTGGCCGAACGTTTGGGCGTGGGCGAATGGAAGGTGAACGAATGGGTGAAAAAAGCCGTGTTGCTGTCGTTCCGCATCGCCGACAACGAGGTTTTGAACGACGGCGTGAACAAATATTTCGACAAGGTGCCGACCAAATTCGCCGATTGGAGCGAAGACGAGTTCAAATCCGCCGGTTTCCGCGCGGTGCCGGGTGCGGTGGCGCGCCGCGGCAGCTTTGTCGGTAAAAACGTGGTGCTGATGCCTTCTTATGTGAACATCGGCGCGTATGTGGACGAAGGCGCGATGGTGGACACTTGGGCGACCGTCGGCTCTTGTGCGCAAATCGGTAAAAACGTGCATTTATCAGGCGGCGTAGGCATCGGCGGCGTGTTGGAGCCTTTGCAGGCGGCGCCGACCATCATTGAAGACAACTGCTTCATCGGCGCGCGCAGTGAAATCGTCGAGGGCGTGATTGTGGAAGAAGGCAGCGTGATTTCGATGGGCGTGTTCATCGGCCAATCGACCAAAATCCTCGACCGAACCACCAGCGAAATCTATCAAGGCCGCGTGCCGGCGGGTTCGGTGGTCGTTTCGGGATCCATGCCGTCTAAAGACGGTTCGCACAGCCTCTACTGCGCGGTAATTGTGAAACGCGTCGATGCGCAAACCCGCGCGAAAACCAGCGTGAACGAGCTGTTGCGCGGGGTTTGA